In Brevibacillus brevis, a genomic segment contains:
- a CDS encoding SRPBCC family protein: protein MAETTFVYVTYIATTPERLWEALTSSDFTEKYFFGSKIESDWKEGSRITYSRDGKVSDYGTIQKCEPYRVLSFTWTYVGDKAIRDQPSLVTFELKPLEGTVKLTLRHENLAPEDIVDRDDTFEGLNNGWPAILSNLKTLLETGNTLPPVTL, encoded by the coding sequence ATGGCTGAGACGACTTTTGTGTACGTCACCTACATTGCGACTACACCGGAAAGACTTTGGGAAGCATTGACGAGCAGCGATTTTACAGAAAAGTACTTCTTCGGGAGCAAAATCGAGTCCGACTGGAAGGAAGGGTCGCGGATTACGTATTCGCGGGATGGAAAAGTGTCCGATTACGGAACAATTCAGAAGTGCGAGCCGTACCGCGTGCTTTCTTTTACGTGGACCTATGTCGGAGACAAAGCCATTCGCGATCAGCCGTCCCTGGTCACCTTTGAGCTGAAGCCATTGGAGGGGACGGTAAAGCTGACGCTTCGCCATGAAAATCTCGCACCGGAGGACATTGTGGACCGGGACGACACCTTCGAAGGATTGAACAACGGCTGGCCGGCCATTCTAAGCAACCTGAAGACACTGCTCGAAACGGGCAACACGCTTCCACCGGTAACGCTCTGA
- a CDS encoding NAD(P)/FAD-dependent oxidoreductase, translated as MASFQQTDEGVSTTFDAVVVGAGFSGLYMLHRLREAGFTVQVYEAGEGVGGVWYWNRYPGARCDSESIYYNYMFSEELYREWTWSSRFPEQPEILSYLNFVADRFDLRRDIRFQTRVVSACFDEENSRWQIGTDDGATVSATYLITAVGCLSTANVPTFKGLERFQGRWYHTGNWPHEKVDFRGKRVGVVGTGSSGIQSIPVIAEEASHLTVFQRTPQYSAPAQNHLLEEEDIREAKERFHETKQKMRESPTGFPRERSDRSALEVTEEERRRVYEAAWEKGGLILSSTFKDLTISAEANETVCEFIRGKIKETVRDVKVAEMLLPSYYFATKRPVLDTHYFETYNRDNVSLVDVRKEPIVEITPKGIRTAETEFELDILVFATGYEAMTGSLLKLNISGRGGVTLREKWEDGARPKTYLGLATAGFPNLFMITGPESPSVLSNMPVSIEQHVEWIGDCIEYLREHGLDRIEAKEEAEEAWSRHCWEVADSTLFTKAQSWYTGANIHDKPVGFPIYLGGVGHYRNICTEIAEKGYEGFALQSAAKSSQAPL; from the coding sequence ATGGCATCTTTCCAGCAAACAGACGAAGGCGTGTCAACGACTTTTGATGCCGTCGTGGTAGGGGCTGGATTCTCGGGTTTGTACATGCTGCACCGGCTGCGGGAAGCGGGCTTTACCGTGCAGGTGTACGAAGCGGGAGAAGGCGTGGGAGGAGTATGGTACTGGAATCGCTATCCAGGGGCCAGGTGTGATTCCGAAAGCATCTATTACAATTACATGTTTTCTGAAGAGCTCTATCGGGAGTGGACCTGGTCTTCACGGTTCCCGGAGCAGCCGGAGATCCTTTCCTACCTCAATTTCGTGGCGGATAGGTTCGACCTGCGACGGGATATTCGCTTCCAGACTCGGGTCGTTTCCGCGTGCTTTGATGAAGAGAACAGCCGCTGGCAGATTGGGACGGATGATGGGGCCACGGTTTCCGCTACCTATTTGATTACAGCAGTCGGCTGTCTGTCCACCGCCAATGTTCCCACGTTCAAAGGTCTGGAGAGATTCCAGGGAAGGTGGTACCACACCGGTAACTGGCCGCACGAAAAAGTGGACTTTCGCGGGAAGCGGGTCGGCGTCGTCGGAACCGGCTCGAGCGGCATCCAATCGATCCCGGTGATTGCCGAGGAAGCAAGCCATCTCACCGTCTTTCAACGGACGCCTCAGTACAGCGCTCCTGCCCAAAATCACCTGCTGGAAGAGGAGGATATTCGAGAAGCGAAGGAACGCTTTCACGAGACGAAACAAAAGATGCGGGAATCTCCGACCGGTTTCCCAAGGGAGCGATCGGACCGTTCCGCATTGGAAGTCACCGAGGAAGAACGCCGGCGCGTCTACGAAGCCGCCTGGGAAAAAGGAGGACTGATCCTCTCCAGTACATTTAAAGACTTGACGATCAGCGCAGAGGCGAACGAAACGGTATGCGAATTCATCCGGGGCAAAATCAAGGAAACGGTCCGCGACGTAAAAGTGGCGGAGATGCTATTGCCGAGCTACTACTTCGCCACCAAACGACCGGTGCTGGACACTCATTATTTCGAGACGTACAACCGTGACAACGTGTCGCTGGTCGACGTGCGAAAGGAACCGATCGTCGAGATCACCCCCAAAGGGATCCGAACAGCGGAGACCGAATTCGAGCTCGACATCCTCGTATTTGCGACCGGGTACGAGGCGATGACGGGCTCGCTCCTCAAGCTGAATATCTCCGGAAGAGGCGGGGTGACGCTGCGAGAGAAGTGGGAGGACGGAGCCCGCCCCAAGACGTACCTGGGACTCGCCACCGCCGGCTTTCCCAATCTGTTCATGATCACGGGGCCGGAGAGTCCCTCCGTCCTAAGCAACATGCCAGTCTCCATCGAGCAGCACGTCGAATGGATCGGCGACTGCATCGAATACCTTCGCGAGCATGGACTGGACCGCATCGAAGCGAAGGAGGAGGCGGAAGAAGCCTGGAGCAGGCATTGCTGGGAGGTCGCCGATTCCACCTTGTTTACGAAAGCGCAGTCGTGGTACACGGGAGCGAATATTCATGACAAGCCGGTCGGCTTCCCCATCTATCTGGGCGGCGTCGGCCATTACCGAAACATTTGCACCGAGATCGCAGAAAAAGGGTACGAGGGCTTCGCCTTGCAATCCGCTGCGAAAAGCAGTCAAGCGCCGCTGTAA
- a CDS encoding LuxR C-terminal-related transcriptional regulator translates to MISQAEMQIHVRRLEGLSSHELKLESIVKSFIDIFPVSNALLFRYSPFDFIAEGIISMDVTGIDHIRGIRDDVRSIPGIYQAIRERKARYISKHTYLQEMNRRYATPQNSLLVAPIFFGSTVVGYIVSTRFVENRPVTEDLLASCTLFGKMVGRVMETSGPPERSIQLSRRELEVMQRVANGASLKEMAQAMEISELTVKQYVKTAIQKLGAHNRAQAVAELFRKGILS, encoded by the coding sequence ATGATCTCCCAGGCAGAGATGCAGATCCATGTACGCAGGCTGGAAGGACTCTCCTCCCACGAACTGAAATTGGAATCGATCGTGAAGTCGTTCATCGACATTTTTCCCGTTTCCAACGCGCTTCTGTTCCGATACTCCCCTTTCGATTTCATCGCAGAAGGGATTATCTCGATGGACGTCACAGGGATCGACCACATACGCGGCATCCGGGACGACGTTCGCTCCATTCCTGGCATTTACCAGGCCATCCGCGAGAGAAAAGCCCGCTATATTTCCAAGCATACCTACTTGCAGGAGATGAATCGCAGATACGCAACGCCGCAGAACTCCCTCCTGGTCGCCCCGATCTTCTTCGGTTCGACGGTCGTCGGCTATATCGTCAGCACTCGGTTTGTTGAGAATCGCCCCGTTACCGAGGACCTGCTGGCTTCCTGTACGCTGTTTGGAAAAATGGTAGGCCGGGTCATGGAAACGAGCGGTCCTCCCGAAAGAAGCATTCAATTGAGCAGGCGGGAGCTGGAGGTCATGCAACGCGTCGCAAACGGAGCCAGCCTGAAGGAAATGGCGCAGGCCATGGAAATCAGCGAGCTGACTGTAAAGCAATACGTCAAAACCGCGATCCAAAAGCTCGGGGCCCACAATCGCGCGCAAGCGGTAGCGGAACTGTTTCGCAAAGGGATCCTTTCCTAA
- a CDS encoding sigma 54-interacting transcriptional regulator, which produces MNQTRFYQASDNEELVKLITTIFHTSHDGLAICDRNGYVLLYNEAYLQITGVPADVLNRYSFVEQKEKQLVPDSSAAKAISTKQTHSLVIDYPNGRKAINTATPVLDENQELLFVVGNVRDITELNQLQLELEETRQVNTAYQLALEQMQHDLHVEGQLVYRSTIMVRIVSLAERFAQNDSPVLLLGESGVGKDVLASYIHSKSGRTGDFVKINCGAIPDHLLESELFGYEKGAFTGASQAKEGLFELADGGTIFLDEVGDLPFPLQVKLLNVLQDGKIRRLGAKSSRDVNMRIIAATNSDLEAMVAKKQFRQDLYYRLNVLALTIPPLRERREDISALVFTFLGSLEKKYQREMRMEPEALEALMEYDWPGNARELKNVVERAYHMSENGRIAIDQLPSPIRTTKQATLPLHLAETDQAVPLKDAVEKFERAYIQRILQQSGTLQECADKLGVNISTLVRKKRSLKIR; this is translated from the coding sequence ATGAACCAAACCCGTTTTTATCAGGCGAGCGACAACGAGGAACTCGTCAAACTGATCACGACCATTTTCCATACCTCCCATGACGGGCTGGCGATATGCGACCGCAACGGGTACGTCCTCTTGTACAATGAGGCGTATCTTCAAATTACCGGCGTACCCGCAGACGTATTGAACCGGTACAGCTTTGTCGAACAGAAAGAAAAGCAGCTGGTACCGGACTCTTCTGCCGCAAAGGCGATCTCAACGAAGCAGACCCACAGCCTCGTCATCGACTACCCCAACGGAAGGAAAGCCATCAATACAGCCACGCCAGTGCTCGATGAGAATCAGGAGCTGCTCTTTGTGGTCGGAAACGTCCGGGATATCACCGAGCTGAACCAGCTGCAGCTGGAGCTCGAGGAGACGCGCCAGGTCAACACCGCCTATCAGCTGGCGCTGGAGCAGATGCAACACGACCTGCACGTCGAAGGACAGCTGGTCTATCGCAGCACAATCATGGTTCGCATCGTCTCTTTGGCGGAACGCTTCGCTCAAAACGACTCCCCCGTCCTGCTGCTGGGGGAATCCGGTGTCGGCAAGGACGTGCTGGCAAGCTATATCCATTCGAAAAGCGGGCGAACCGGGGACTTCGTCAAGATCAACTGCGGAGCCATACCCGATCACCTGCTCGAATCCGAGCTGTTTGGGTACGAGAAAGGGGCGTTTACCGGAGCAAGCCAAGCGAAAGAAGGTCTGTTCGAATTAGCGGACGGCGGCACGATATTCCTCGACGAGGTGGGCGATCTGCCCTTCCCTCTGCAAGTCAAGCTGCTAAATGTCCTGCAGGATGGAAAAATCCGCAGGCTGGGGGCCAAATCGTCGCGCGACGTCAATATGCGCATCATCGCTGCGACCAACAGCGACCTGGAAGCTATGGTTGCCAAAAAGCAATTTCGCCAGGATCTGTATTATCGGCTCAATGTGCTCGCCCTGACGATTCCTCCCCTGCGTGAGCGCCGCGAGGACATATCCGCCTTGGTCTTTACCTTTCTCGGCTCGCTGGAGAAAAAGTACCAACGGGAAATGCGCATGGAGCCGGAGGCACTGGAAGCGCTCATGGAGTATGATTGGCCGGGAAACGCGCGCGAGCTGAAAAATGTCGTGGAACGCGCATATCACATGAGCGAAAACGGACGAATTGCCATTGACCAACTCCCCTCCCCCATTCGAACGACGAAACAGGCGACACTGCCTCTCCACCTCGCCGAAACGGACCAGGCCGTGCCGCTGAAAGACGCTGTGGAAAAATTCGAGCGGGCGTACATCCAGCGCATTTTACAGCAGAGCGGTACGTTGCAGGAGTGTGCCGACAAGCTCGGGGTGAATATCTCGACTTTGGTCAGAAAGAAACGGAGCCTGAAGATACGCTGA